One window of Mauremys reevesii isolate NIE-2019 linkage group 4, ASM1616193v1, whole genome shotgun sequence genomic DNA carries:
- the VCPKMT gene encoding protein-lysine methyltransferase METTL21D isoform X1, which produces MAAPGFVRTLEKRDGSALRLEQRGAGGVGCVVWDAALVLAKFLESGARGLRRRAVLELGAGTGAVGIMAATLGADVTVTDLEELQDLLNINIEKNKHLVTGSVQAKVLKWGEDVKEFLPAPDYILMADCIYYEESLEPLLKTLKDLSGPDTCIICCYEQRTMGKNPEIERKYLELLQMDFELEKVPLEKHDEEYRSEDIHILNIRRKKMAGISHREIFDHVI; this is translated from the exons ATGGCGGCGCCGGGCTTCGTGCGGACGCTGGAGAAGCGGGACGGCTCGGCCCTGCGGCTGGAGCAGCGCGGCGCGGGCGGGGTGGGCTGCGTGGTGTGGGACGCCGCCCTGGTCCTGGCCAAGTTCCTGGAgagcggggcccggggcctgcgCCGCCGCGCCGTGCTGGAGCTGGGCGCGGGCACCGGCGCCGTGGGCATCATGGCGGCCACGCTGGG GGCAGATGTTACGGTTACTGATCTTGAGGAACTTCAGGATTTGCTGAATATTAATATTGAAAAGAACAAACATCTTGTCACAGGCTCAGTTCAAGCCAAGGTACTGAAATG GGGTGAAGATGTAAAAGAATTTCTGCCTGCACCAGATTATATACTTATGGCAGACTGCATTTACTATGAGGAG TCATTAGAGCCATTACTGAAGACCCTGAAAGACCTTTCAGGTCCTGATACCTGTATCATATGTTGTTACGAACAAAGGACTATGGGTAAGAACCCGGAAATAGAGAGAAAATACTTGGAG CTGCTCCAGATGGACTTTGAGTTGGAAAAGGTTCCATTGGAGAAACATGATGAGGAGTATCGGAGTGAGGACATTCACATCTTGAACATCCGAAGGAAAAAAATGGCAGG aatttCCCATCGTGAGATCTTTGACCATGTTATCTGA
- the VCPKMT gene encoding protein-lysine methyltransferase METTL21D isoform X2 produces MAAPGFVRTLEKRDGSALRLEQRGAGGVGCVVWDAALVLAKFLESGARGLRRRAVLELGAGTGAVGIMAATLGADVTVTDLEELQDLLNINIEKNKHLVTGSVQAKVLKWGEDVKEFLPAPDYILMADCIYYEESLEPLLKTLKDLSGPDTCIICCYEQRTMGKNPEIERKYLELLQMDFELEKVPLEKHDEEYRSEDIHILNIRRKKMNFPS; encoded by the exons ATGGCGGCGCCGGGCTTCGTGCGGACGCTGGAGAAGCGGGACGGCTCGGCCCTGCGGCTGGAGCAGCGCGGCGCGGGCGGGGTGGGCTGCGTGGTGTGGGACGCCGCCCTGGTCCTGGCCAAGTTCCTGGAgagcggggcccggggcctgcgCCGCCGCGCCGTGCTGGAGCTGGGCGCGGGCACCGGCGCCGTGGGCATCATGGCGGCCACGCTGGG GGCAGATGTTACGGTTACTGATCTTGAGGAACTTCAGGATTTGCTGAATATTAATATTGAAAAGAACAAACATCTTGTCACAGGCTCAGTTCAAGCCAAGGTACTGAAATG GGGTGAAGATGTAAAAGAATTTCTGCCTGCACCAGATTATATACTTATGGCAGACTGCATTTACTATGAGGAG TCATTAGAGCCATTACTGAAGACCCTGAAAGACCTTTCAGGTCCTGATACCTGTATCATATGTTGTTACGAACAAAGGACTATGGGTAAGAACCCGGAAATAGAGAGAAAATACTTGGAG CTGCTCCAGATGGACTTTGAGTTGGAAAAGGTTCCATTGGAGAAACATGATGAGGAGTATCGGAGTGAGGACATTCACATCTTGAACATCCGAAGGAAAAAAATG aatttCCCATCGTGA